A region of the Prevotella intermedia ATCC 25611 = DSM 20706 genome:
GCGGAATGGAAGGAAAGGTTTCTCGAAGGCAGTCGTCCGCTGATGCCGCTGACCAACTTCCTGACGTTCAACTCGCGCGCCATACTTCTTTATATAACGGTGTTGGCAAACTGTCCGTGGGTTTATCTCTTCGTCGAAATTCTGCTCTACACCGTCGTTTATATGTTTATGCACAAACGACACGAAGACCATTGCCGAGCAATGCGGGAACTTTTAAAAGCTTGAAGCACTATGATTAAAGGATATATATTCGACTATGGCGGAACCATAGATACGTGTGGCTGCCATTGGGGAATGAAGATTTGGCACGCCTACGAGCAGCTTGGTTTCCCCGTAACGGAGGAACAATATCGCGAAGCCTACGTTTATGCCGAGCGAACGTTGGGCAAGAATCCGATTATACAGCCCGACTTCACCTTCCGTCGCACATTGGAAGAGAAGATAAGACTGCAATTCGAGCATCTGCAACTGCAAGGACTGGTTGCTGCAACGGGCTTTTCGCTCGCCAACAACCGCGCTAAGGTGGTGGAAGTGCTCTACAACGACGTTGTCAGAACCGTGGCGGAAAGTAAGGAAGTGCTGCTGAAACTCAAGGAAAGCTATCCGCTCGTATTGGTGAGTAACTTCTATGGCAACATCGGTGTAGTGCTGCAAGAGTTCGGTTTAGACGGTATCTTCAAGGAAATCATAGAGAGCGCAGTGGTAAAGGTGCGCAAGCCCGACCCACGCATCTATCAGCTGGGCGTCGAAGCCTTACAGTTGCCTGCCGAAAACATCGTTGTGGTGGGCGATAGTTACGATAAAGACATTGTGCCTGCCCATTCCATCGGCTGCAAAACCGTATGGATAAAAGGCGAAAGCTGGACACCCGACGAGCAGGAACAGGGCGTGGCAGACCGTGTGATAACGAGCTTGAAGGAACTGAATATATGAAAAAGCTAAAAAGCATATATAGAAATAACAATAAATAGTCTAACAATCCGTTCAAAATTTTAAAACTAATAAATAATGAAACAGGGAAAAGTTGCACCCGCAGAAGGTAAATTAGGCATCATGGTAGTAGGCTGTGGAGCCGTAACAACTACATTTATGACCGGTGTGTTAATGGCTC
Encoded here:
- a CDS encoding HAD family hydrolase, whose translation is MIKGYIFDYGGTIDTCGCHWGMKIWHAYEQLGFPVTEEQYREAYVYAERTLGKNPIIQPDFTFRRTLEEKIRLQFEHLQLQGLVAATGFSLANNRAKVVEVLYNDVVRTVAESKEVLLKLKESYPLVLVSNFYGNIGVVLQEFGLDGIFKEIIESAVVKVRKPDPRIYQLGVEALQLPAENIVVVGDSYDKDIVPAHSIGCKTVWIKGESWTPDEQEQGVADRVITSLKELNI